The following are encoded together in the Desulfomicrobium apsheronum genome:
- the rnk gene encoding nucleoside diphosphate kinase regulator, protein MNRKPSITITSLDAERLEILLDSLPKGGFAGKADLEDELDRAIIVDPKNVPPNVVTMNSTVKFKLMPAGEEFCLTLVYPGSSGPADAPGSTISILAPVGSALLGLSIGDEIQWPRPGGGILQVRIEEIVFQPERAGEFDL, encoded by the coding sequence ATGAACAGAAAACCAAGTATCACCATAACCTCTCTTGATGCCGAGCGTCTTGAAATACTTCTCGATTCCCTTCCAAAGGGGGGATTTGCCGGAAAAGCAGATCTTGAGGACGAGCTGGATCGCGCCATCATCGTTGACCCGAAAAATGTGCCGCCCAACGTGGTGACCATGAACTCCACCGTCAAATTCAAGCTCATGCCCGCCGGAGAGGAGTTCTGTCTCACGCTCGTCTATCCCGGTTCCAGCGGCCCCGCTGACGCACCGGGTTCGACGATTTCGATCCTGGCCCCGGTGGGCAGCGCGTTGCTCGGGCTCTCCATCGGCGATGAAATCCAGTGGCCCCGGCCCGGCGGAGGAATACTGCAGGTGCGGATCGAGGAGATTGTCTTTCAGCCTGAACGCGCCGGCGAATTCGATCTTTGA